A window of Juglans regia cultivar Chandler chromosome 7, Walnut 2.0, whole genome shotgun sequence contains these coding sequences:
- the LOC109019715 gene encoding UDP-glucuronic acid decarboxylase 4-like translates to MNSDLIHRSYHSQNSERPNDLHSPKPGKPLQNPTNTFFLYILREQRLLFVLLGIAIATLFFSFVPPRDQDHRRFLLVPADRPVFQSEESTILPSTGRVLYETYQHHDYGLGHVNVGGKLPLGLKRKTLRVLVTGGAGFVGSHLVDRMMERGDSVIVVDNFFTGRKDNLVHHFGNPRFELIRHDVVEPILLEVDQIYHLACPASPVHYKYNPVKTIKTNVVGTLNMLGLAKRVGARFLLTSTSEVYGDPLQHPQAETYWGNVNPIGVRSCYDEGKRTAETLSMDYHRGLGIEVRIARIFNTYGPRMCIDDGRVVSNFVAQALRKEPLTVYGDGKQTRSFQYVSDLVEGLMRLMEGDHVGPFNLGNPGEFTMLELAQVVQETIDPNAKIEFRPNTEDDPHKRKPDITKAEELLGWQPTVSLRKGLPLMVEDFRLRIFGDLKDGSTTTHVGNTDTITSLV, encoded by the exons ATGAACTCCGATCTCATTCATAGAAGCTACCATAGCCAAAACTCTGAACGACCCAACGATCTTCATTCTCCGAAACCTGGAAAGCCTCTCCAGAATCCCACGAATACGTTCTTTCTCTACATTCTCCGCGAGCAGCGCCTCCTGTTCGTCCTCCTCGGCATCGCCATTGCCACGCTTTTCTTCAGCTTCGTGCCACCGCGGGATCAAGATCACCGTCGATTCCTTCTGGTCCCCGCAGACCGCCCGGTTTTCCAGTCGGAGGAGTCGACTATCCTCCCGTCTACTGGGCGCGTGCTTTACGAGACCTACCAGCACCATGACTACGGACTTGGGCACGTGAATGTGGGTGGGAAACTGCCGCTGGGGCTGAAGAGGAAGACTCTGAGAGTTTTGGTGACTGGTGGGGCCGGCTTCGTGGGGAGCCACCTCGTGGACCGTATGATGGAACGGGGAGATAGCGTGATCGTGGTGGATAATTTCTTCACGGGGAGGAAGGACAACCTGGTGCACCATTTCGGGAACCCCAGGTTCGAGCTGATCCGCCATGACGTCGTCGAGCCGATTCTACTAGAGGTTGATCAGATCTACCATCTCGCTTGCCCTGCCTCTCCGGTGCATTACAAGTACAATCCGGTCAAGACCATC AAGACCAATGTGGTGGGGACGCTGAACATGCTAGGACTGGCAAAAAGGGTGGGTGCAAGGTTTCTGCTAACCAGCACCAGTGAGGTGTACGGTGATCCTCTGCAGCATCCTCAGGCCGAGACCTACTGGGGCAATGTCAACCCCATTG GAGTAAGGAGCTGCTATGATGAGGGGAAGCGCACGGCAGAGACCTTAAGCATGGACTATCACCGAGGCCTGGGCATTGAG GTGAGGATTGCTCGAATTTTTAACACATATGGGCCACGTATGTGCATAGACGATGGTCGTGTTGTTAGCAATTTCGTAGCTCAG GCATTAAGGAAGGAGCCATTGACTGTCTACGGCGATGGGAAGCAAACCAGGAGCTTCCAATACGTTTCGGATCTG GTGGAGGGTCTAATGCGGCTGATGGAAGGTGATCATGTGGGTCCTTTCAATCTTGGGAACCCTGGTGAATTCACCATGCTCGAACTTGCTCAG GTGGTACAAGAGACTATAGATCCCAATGCGAAGATAGAGTTTAGGCCGAACACAGAGGATGACCCACATAAGAGGAAGCCAGACATTACCAAGGCCGAAGAGCTTCTTGGATGGCAGCCAACTGTATCCCTTCGCAAGGGACTTCCTCTCATGGTGGAAGACTTTCGACTGCGTATATTCGGTGACCTCAAAGACGGTAGTACTACTACTCATGTTGGAAATACAGATACTATTACGTCCTTGGTATAA
- the LOC109019718 gene encoding probable 3-ketoacyl-CoA synthase 21, whose protein sequence is MAMTLQHVPSLPELIVFCIHPFMMVLVAGILVLYLIYKRKVAVYLLDFACYRPPSSYRLPMSMFVEHFVLDNMDPESIAFQTKILEKSGFSEETCIPPSVSQVPLRKSLSSAMEEAVTVMFSVVTDLFKKTNTNPKAIDILVSNCSLFCATPSFTAMIVNKFRMRSNIMSFHLSGMGCSAGIISVSLAKDLLRVHRNSLALIVSTETLNQDWYTGKNPSMLLTNCLFRMGGAAVLLSSREQDKSRSKYELKHLVRTNKAQDDISYACVFQDVDLENKVGVSISKGILNVAGDALKENIAALGPLVLPFSEQLKFGFSIFFRKIMWNTKQRSIYVPDFKKAFEHFCIHAGGRAVIQGIEKSLRLRKQDVEPSKMTLYKYGNTSSSSIWYELCYIEAKGRMKRGDRVWQIAFGSGFKCNSVVWKCVTDSEFVIADAWNDINRYPVQVPDVVKIN, encoded by the coding sequence ATGGCAATGACCCTACAACATGTACCCAGCCTCCCAGAGCTCATTGTCTTCTGCATCCACCCTTTTATGATGGTTCTAGTTGCAGGAATACTTGTCCTATAccttatatataagagaaaagtcGCTGTTTATTTACTCGACTTTGCTTGCTATCGACCACCTAGCTCTTATCGGTTACCAATGTCCATGTTTGTAGAGCATTTCGTTCTCGACAACATGGATCCTGAGAGTATTGCTTTCCAGACCAAGATCCTAGAGAAATCTGGATTCAGCGAGGAAACTTGCATCCCTCCGTCTGTCAGTCAAGTACCACTAAGAAAATCGCTCTCTTCTGCCATGGAGGAGGCTGTGACGGTAATGTTTTCGGTGGTTACGGACTTGTTTAAGAAAACCAACACCAACCCTAAGGCCATTGATATTCTGGTTTCAAACTGTAGCCTATTTTGTGCTACGCCATCTTTCACTGCTATGATAGTTAACAAGTTCAGGATGAGAAGCAACATTATGAGTTTCCACCTCTCCGGCATGGGGTGCAGCGCTGGAATCATATCAGTGAGCCTTGCAAAAGACCTGTTGAGGGTTCACCGGAACTCCTTGGCTCTAATTGTCAGCACTGAGACCCTAAATCAGGACTGGTATACTGGCAAAAACCCATCCATGTTGCTTACAAACTGTCTCTTTCGAATGGGGGGTGCAGCGGTATTGCTGTCAAGCAGGGAACAGGACAAGAGCAGGTCAAAGTATGAGCTAAAACACcttgttcgaacaaataaagCACAAGATGATATATCTTATGCCTGCGTCTTTCAAGATGTGGACTTGGAGAACAAGGTTGGAGTATCAATATCAAAGGGGATCCTAAATGTGGCTGGAGATGCGCTCAAGGAAAATATTGCTGCCCTGGGACCTCTGGTCTTGCCATTTTCAGAGCAATTGAAGTTTGGGTTCTCCATATTTTTCCGGAAGATCATGTGGAATACAAAGCAAAGGAGTATCTACGTACCTGACTTTAAGAAAGCTTTTGAGCATTTCTGCATCCATGCAGGGGGGAGAGCTGTGATTCAAGGAATTGAAAAAAGCCTACGTTTAAGGAAACAGGATGTTGAGCCCTCAAAGATGACTCTCTATAAATATGGGAATACTTCGTCTTCTTCCATTTGGTATGAGCTCTGTTACATAGAAGCGAAGGGGAGGATGAAAAGGGGCGATAGGGTCTGGCAAATTGCCTTTGGGAGTGGGTTCAAGTGTAACAGTGTAGTGTGGAAGTGCGTTACAGACTCAGAGTTTGTGATAGCCGATGCATGGAACGATATCAACAGATATCCAGTACAAGTACCTGATGTTGTAAAAATCAATTGA
- the LOC109019717 gene encoding eukaryotic translation initiation factor 2 subunit gamma-like: protein MSRKGLMEQDLSKLDVMKLNPLSPEVISRQATINIGTIGHVAHGKSTVVKAISGVQTVRFKNELERNITIKLGYANAKIYKCEDERCPRPMCYKAYGSGKEDSPLCDVPGFENSRMKLLRHVSFVDCPGHDILMATMLNGAAIMDGALLLIAANESCPQPQTSEHLAAVEIMRLQHIIILQNKVDLIQENVAINQHEAIQKFIHGTVADGAPVVPISAQLKYNIDVVCEYIVKKIPIPERNFVSPPNMIVIRSFDVNKPGFEVDEIRGGVAGGSILRGVLKVNQFIEVRPGIVVKDESGNIRCTPIYSRIVSLYAEQNELQFAVPGGLIGVGTTMDPTLTRADRLVGQVLGEVGSLPEVFVELEVNFFLLRRLLGVRTKGTERQGKVSKLIKQEILMLNIGSMSTGAKVLAVKNDLAKLQLTSPVCTSRGEKIALSRRVEKHWRLIGWGQIQAGTTLDVPPCPI, encoded by the exons ATGTCGCGGAAAGGTTTGATGGAGCAAGACCTGAGCAAACTGGATGTAATGAAACTAAATCCACTCTCACCCGAGGTTATATCTCGCCAGGCTACAATCAATATTG GCACTATAGGTCACGTGGCACATGGGAAGTCCACAGTTGTAAAAGCGATATCTGGTGTTCAG ACTGTTCGTTTCAAAAATGAGTTGGAGCGCAACATTACCATCAAGCTTGGTTATGCTAATGCAAAGATCTACAAATGCGAAGATGAGCGGTGCCCTCGACCTATGTGCTACAA GGCTTATGGAAGTGGGAAGGAAGATAGTCCTCTGTGCGACGTGCCAGGGTTTGAAAACAGCAGAATGAAATTGCTGAGACACGTCTCCTTTGTAGATTGCCCA GGTCACGATATCCTCATGGCTACGATGCTCAATGGAGCTGCAATTATGGATGGAGCTCTACTTCTAATAGCAGCCAATGAAAGCTGCCCTCAACCCCAAACTTCTGAACACCTGGCTGCTGTCGAAATTATGCGCCTCCAACATATAATCATCCTTCAAAATAAAGTAGACTTAATTCAGGAGAATGTAGCCATCAACCAGCATGAGGCAATCCAGAAGTTTATTCAT GGGACTGTTGCTGATGGAGCACCTGTGGTGCCAATTTCTGCACAGCTGAAGTATAATATTGATGTTGTGTGcgaatatattgtgaaaaagATCCCCATTCCAGAAAGGAACTTTGTGTCGCCTCCAAATATGATTGTAATCCGGTCTTTTGATGTCAATAAGCCTGGTTTTGAGGTTGATGAGATAAGAGGTGGCGTGGCTGGTGGAAGTATTCTCAGG GGTGTTTTGAAGGTAAATCAATTTATTGAGGTTCGCCCTGGGATTGTTGTTAAAGATGAGAGTGGGAACATCAGGTGCACACCAATATATTCCAGAATAGTTTCATTGTATGCTGAGCAAAATGAGCTGCAATTTGCTGTACCTGGAGGTCTCATTGGGGTCGGCACGACAATGGATCCCACATTAACACGTGCTGATAGGTTGGTGGGTCAAGTTCTTGGTGAAGTTGGATCACTCCCGGAAGTTTTTGTTGAGCTTGAG GTGAACTTTTTCTTGCTGCGGCGGCTTCTAGGTGTCAGGACTAAGGGCACAGAGAGACAGGGAAAGGTCTCTAAGTTAATCAAGCAAGAGATTTTAATGTTGAACATAGGATCTATGTCTACAGGGGCTAAAGTCCTTGCAGTAAAAAATGATCTGGCAAAGTTGCAGCTCACATCTCCAGTGTGCACCAGCAGAGGGGAGAAGATTGCCCTTAGTCGACGAGTTGAGAAGCATTGGCGTCTTATTGGTTGGGGTCAGATTCAAGCTGGAACTACCCTTGACGTCCCACCCTGCCCAATTTGA
- the LOC109019719 gene encoding protein pleiotropic regulatory locus 1-like, which produces MPGATLEMEPVEPQSLKKLSFKSLKRALDLFSPLHGHLAPPDPKSKNIRMSHKVSLEYGGNKAMTSQPSLGVNAIASGHGAQPPVPPNTLALTGPEDSSDLQKGGAQNDLIVSPSIQPKASNDVGLPSKSSAVVSASGSSERNLSTSAIMERIPSKWPRPVWHPPWKTYRVISGHLGWVRSIAFDPSNTWFCTGSADRTIKIWDVGSGRLKLTLTGHIEQVRGLAVSSQHTYMFSAGDDKLVKCWDLEQNKAIRSYHGHLSGVYCLALHPTIDVLLTGGRDSVCRVWDIRSKAQIFALSGHDNTVCSVFTRPVDPQVVTGSHDSTIKFWDLRFGKTMLTLTHHKKSVRAMAPHPKENCFASASADNIKKFNLPKGEFLHNLLSQQKTIINAMAVNEEGVLATGGDNGSLWFWDWKSGHNFQQSQTIVQPGSLDSEAGIYATSYDVTGSRLVTCEADKTIKMWKEDENATPETHPVNFKPPKDIRRF; this is translated from the exons ATGCCAGGGGCCACCCTGGAAATGGAGCCAGTGGAGCCACAGTCACTGAAGAAGCTCAGCTTCAAGTCCCTCAAGCGAGCGCTTGATCTCTTCTCCCCTCTGCATGGCCACCTCGCTCCTCCCGATCCCAAGAG TAAAAATATTCGCATGAGCCACAAG GTAAGCCTGGAGTATGGAGGAAACAAAGCCATGACGAGTCAACCTTCCCTTGGGGTTAATGCCATTGCATCGGGTCATGGTGCTCAACCTCCAGTTCCTCCTAATACCCTTGCTCTTACAG GTCCAGAGGATTCTAGTGATCTTCAAAAGGGAGGAGCTCAAAATGATCTAATCGTTAGTCCATCCATTCAACCAAAGGCATC GAATGATGTTGGTCTACCCAGCAAAAGCTCTGCAGTTGTTTCTGCTTCAGGATCATCTGAAag GAATTTATCTACATCTGCTATAATGGAAAGAATCCCAAGCAAATGGCCACGTCCTGTATGGCATCCTCCATGGAAGACCTACAGG GTCATCAGTGGCCACTTGGGATGGGTGCGATCTATTGCATTTGATCCAAGTAATACATGGTTTTGTACCGGCTCTGCCGATCGCACAATCAAG ATTTGGGATGTTGGAAGTGGAAGGCTAAAACTCACCCTAACCGGACACATAGAACAAGTACGAG GCCTTGCTGTCAGCAGCCAACATACGTACATGTTTTCTGCTGGTGATGACAAACTAGTCAAATGTTGGGACCTTGAACAGAATAAG GCCATCCGGTCTTATCATGGTCATCTAAGTGGCGTCTATTGCTTGGCTCTTCATCCCACTATTGATGTTTTGCTGACTGGGGGACGTGATTCTGTCTGCCGG GTTTGGGATATTCGTAGCAAGGCACAGATTTTTGCTCTATCTGGGCACGATAACACCGTTTGTTCAGTGTTTACTCGACCTGTG gATCCACAAGTTGTTACTGGCTCTCATGACTCAACCATCAAGTTTTGGGACCTCAGATTTg GAAAAACAATGCTTACTCTCACTCACCATAAAAAGTCGGTGCGAGCAATGGCACCACATCCTAAAGA GAATTGTTTTGCATCTGCTTCAGCtgacaacattaaaaaatttaacctCCCGAAAGGGGAATTCTTACACAACCTGCT CTCCCAGCAAAAAACTATAATCAATGCAATGGCTGTCAATGAGGAGGGTGTGTTGGCCACAGGAG GTGACAATGGCAGTCTTTGGTTCTGGGATTGGAAGAGTGGTCACAATTTTCAGCAATCCCAAACAATTGTACAGCCTG GCTCATTGGATAGTGAAGCTGGAATCTATGCTACATCCTACGACGTAACTGGCTCAAGGCTTGTTACTTGTGAGGCTGACAAGACAATTAAAATGTGGAAAGAAGATGAGAATGCTACTCCAGAAACCCATCCCGTTAATTTTAAGCCACCTAAAGATATTCGGCGGTTCTAG
- the LOC108983019 gene encoding uncharacterized protein LOC108983019 isoform X1 gives MMEGIKGLGGGGGGRVGVGEEDMGDGMQCSDHPYRNNPGGICAFCLQEKLGKLVSSAFPLPIRGSSSSSPSPSFRSDRNGGVGSSSSLSLSIRPTSTKVINDGGTKDSHYHEYYTRRARIPFLLAKKKKKKVTTIESSDRASDIVFKRSKSTATPRRNRFLDADDGEDFSPRKKRGFWSFLYFSSSSSASSSSSKPSASKSVDKNFRDNPKITTLTAAAATTNVSVGKQKEKCLGSSLGKKTDIVEDDDSPNSQATASASSFERKVSRSRSVGCGSRSFSGDFFERISTGFGDCTLRRVESQREGKPKVSTSAVHRGGAGGEHHHCMKERVKCGGLFGGFMITSSSSSSSSSSYWVSSSAEEMNGKQPGGPLVHGRSKSWGWAFASPMRAFGKPSSKDGKKDIIREASDKNTTPNLAAIPSLLAVRG, from the coding sequence ATGATGGAAGGAATCAAAGGACTAGGgggtggtggaggaggaagagTTGGTGTTGGTGAGGAAGATATGGGGGATGGTATGCAATGCAGTGACCATCCTTACAGAAACAACCCAGGTGGGATCTGTGCTTTCTGCCTCCAAGAGAAGCTTGGCAAGCTGGTCTCTTCCGCTTTCCCTCTCCCTATTCGTGGCTCGTCCTCTTCTTCGCCCTCTCCTTCTTTTAGATCTGATCGGAATGGCGGTGTtggttcttcttcctctctttcactctcaaTCAGACCCACATCGACAAAAGTTATCAACGATGGTGGAACCAAAGATAGTCATTATCATGAGTATTATACGAGGCGGGCCCGGATCCCTTTTCTTTTGgctaagaagaagaagaagaaagttacTACAATAGAATCATCGGATCGTGCATCCGACATCGTTTTCAAGCGAAGCAAGTCCACCGCAACCCCTAGGAGAAACCGGTTCTTGGATGCTGATGATGGTGAAGACTTTAGCCCAAGAAAAAAACGAGGCTTTTGGTCCTTTCTttacttctcttcttcttcttctgcatcctcttcttcttcaaagcCCAGTGCTTCCAAGAGCGTGGACAAGAACTTCAGAGACAACCCCAAGATCACAACTttaacagcagcagcagcaacaacaaatGTTTCAGTGGGGAAGCAGAAGGAGAAGTGTCTGGGGTCTTCTCTGGGCAAGAAAACTGACATTGTGGAAGATGATGACAGTCCCAATAGTCAAGCCACCGCTTCAGCCTCGTCCTTTGAGCGTAAGGTTTCAAGATCCAGATCTGTTGGGTGTGGAAGCAGGAGCTTCTCTGGTGACTTCTTTGAGAGAATCTCCACTGGGTTTGGGGACTGCACTCTAAGGAGAGTGGAGTCCCAGCGGGAAGGCAAGCCCAAGGTCTCCACCTCGGCCGTGCACCGCGGCGGAGCTGGCGGCGAGCACCATCACTGCATGAAAGAGAGGGTCAAGTGCGGCGGCCTATTTGGTGGGTTTATGATAActtcctcatcttcttcgtcatcttcctcttcttatTGGGTGTCTTCTTCAGCTGAGGAAATGAACGGGAAGCAGCCTGGAGGGCCACTTGTGCATGGTCGGAGTAAGAGCTGGGGTTGGGCCTTTGCTAGTCCAATGAGAGCGTTCGGCAAGCCTTCCTCTAAAGACGGGAAGAAAGATATCATCAGAGAAGCTTCAGATAAGAATACTACCCCCAACTTGGCCGCCATTCCTTCCTTGCTGGCTGTGAGAGGCTAG
- the LOC108983019 gene encoding uncharacterized protein LOC108983019 isoform X2 produces MMEGIKGLGGGGGGRVGVGEEDMGDGMQCSDHPYRNNPGGICAFCLQEKLGKLVSSAFPLPIRGSSSSSPSPSFRSDRNGGVGSSSSLSLSIRPTSTKVINDGGTKDSHYHEYYTRRARIPFLLAKKKKKKVTTIESSDRASDIVFKRSKSTATPRRNRFLDADDGEDFSPRKKRGFWSFLYFSSSSSASSSSSKPSASKSVDKNFRDNPKITTLTAAAATTNVSVGKQKEKCLGSSLGKKTDIVEDDDSPNSQATASASSFERKVSRSRSVGCGSRSFSGDFFERISTGFGDCTLRRVESQREGKPKVSTSAVHRGGAGGEHHHCMKERVKCGGLFAEEMNGKQPGGPLVHGRSKSWGWAFASPMRAFGKPSSKDGKKDIIREASDKNTTPNLAAIPSLLAVRG; encoded by the exons ATGATGGAAGGAATCAAAGGACTAGGgggtggtggaggaggaagagTTGGTGTTGGTGAGGAAGATATGGGGGATGGTATGCAATGCAGTGACCATCCTTACAGAAACAACCCAGGTGGGATCTGTGCTTTCTGCCTCCAAGAGAAGCTTGGCAAGCTGGTCTCTTCCGCTTTCCCTCTCCCTATTCGTGGCTCGTCCTCTTCTTCGCCCTCTCCTTCTTTTAGATCTGATCGGAATGGCGGTGTtggttcttcttcctctctttcactctcaaTCAGACCCACATCGACAAAAGTTATCAACGATGGTGGAACCAAAGATAGTCATTATCATGAGTATTATACGAGGCGGGCCCGGATCCCTTTTCTTTTGgctaagaagaagaagaagaaagttacTACAATAGAATCATCGGATCGTGCATCCGACATCGTTTTCAAGCGAAGCAAGTCCACCGCAACCCCTAGGAGAAACCGGTTCTTGGATGCTGATGATGGTGAAGACTTTAGCCCAAGAAAAAAACGAGGCTTTTGGTCCTTTCTttacttctcttcttcttcttctgcatcctcttcttcttcaaagcCCAGTGCTTCCAAGAGCGTGGACAAGAACTTCAGAGACAACCCCAAGATCACAACTttaacagcagcagcagcaacaacaaatGTTTCAGTGGGGAAGCAGAAGGAGAAGTGTCTGGGGTCTTCTCTGGGCAAGAAAACTGACATTGTGGAAGATGATGACAGTCCCAATAGTCAAGCCACCGCTTCAGCCTCGTCCTTTGAGCGTAAGGTTTCAAGATCCAGATCTGTTGGGTGTGGAAGCAGGAGCTTCTCTGGTGACTTCTTTGAGAGAATCTCCACTGGGTTTGGGGACTGCACTCTAAGGAGAGTGGAGTCCCAGCGGGAAGGCAAGCCCAAGGTCTCCACCTCGGCCGTGCACCGCGGCGGAGCTGGCGGCGAGCACCATCACTGCATGAAAGAGAGGGTCAAGTGCGGCGGCCTATTTG CTGAGGAAATGAACGGGAAGCAGCCTGGAGGGCCACTTGTGCATGGTCGGAGTAAGAGCTGGGGTTGGGCCTTTGCTAGTCCAATGAGAGCGTTCGGCAAGCCTTCCTCTAAAGACGGGAAGAAAGATATCATCAGAGAAGCTTCAGATAAGAATACTACCCCCAACTTGGCCGCCATTCCTTCCTTGCTGGCTGTGAGAGGCTAG